GCGGGCACTACGAGGGAGAGCACTGGCTGGCGACTTTCGCGATCTACGGATTGACCGACGTGGATGCAAGGCAATGAGTGCCGCTGCAGCTGTTGCCGGAGTGCGGGACGGCCTGCTTGCCTGGCTGGAGGCGCTCGGTGACGCGGTTCTTCGCCTCGACGAGCCGGTGGCGGTGGAATACGAGGCCACCGCGTTGCAGCACGCGCTGGACGCCGAGGGCCGTTATCCGCCCGTCTGGGTGCGGCAGCCACGGCTTGCCGATGGACGGATATCGCCCTTCGGCCTGGTCACGAACCTGACCGCCAGCCGCGAACTGGTCTGCTCGGCGCTGGGACTGGCCGATCATCGCACGGCGGCTGCCTGGTGGGCCGGGCGCCAGGAACATAGAGTCGAACCGGTCGCCATGCCGGCCGAGGCTGCGCCCGTGCGTGAGATTGTTCTTGCGGGCGGCGAAGTGGATTTGCGTTTGTTGCCGGCCACGGTTCAGCATCAGGGAAACCCCGGCCCTTACCTCACCGCGGCCCACGCGACCACGTGCGATCCCGAGTCAGGCATCGACAACTCGGCGATCCAGCGCTGCTGGATCAAGGACGCCCGAACCATGAGCTGGTTTCCGTATCCGAATTCCCACAATGCGCGCAATATGCGCGCCTGGCACGAACGGGGCGAGCCCTGTCCGGTAGCGTTCTGGATCGGTCACCATCCGGCGGTAAGCGTGGCGGCCCAGGTCAAGCTGGGTTACCCGGAAAGCCACTGGCCCGCGGCCGGCGGGCTGATCGGCGAACCGGTCCGGCTCACTCCGTCGCTCAACTTCGACGGCAGGCTGCTCGTTCCGGCGGATGCGGAAATCGTGATCGAGGGGCTGGCCCATCCCGGCGCCACGGCCCCGGACGGGCCGTTCGCCGAGTACACGGGCTTTCTCGGGCCGGCCGTGGACGCGCCGGTCTGCGAAGTCCTGTCGATTACGCACCGCAAGGGCGCGGTGCTGCATGACTGCGGCTCCGGCCTGGCCGACAACCTGACTCCGGACAACATCGCCATGGAGGGCAAGCTGTTTTCGCTGGCGCGCGCCGTGTCGCCGCGCCTGATCAACGTGCACGCGCCAGCCGAGGGCCGGCGATTCCTGGCCCTGCTGCAGTTCGACGGCGCCCTTGCGGGGGAAGTCCGCGACGCGCTGGCGGCAGTGCTTGCCTGGCGCCGCGTCAAGACGGCCGTGGCGCTGGATTCGGACATCGACCTGTTCGATGCGCAGCAGATCAACTGGGCGCTGGCCACGCGCTTTCAGTGGGACCGCGACCTGATCCGGGTCGACGATCTTTCAACCTCGTTGCTCGACCCGTCGCTGGAACCCGGGCGCAAGACGGCTTCCAAGGCGGGACTGGACGCGACCCTGCCGCGCCATCCGTCCACGCCTCCGGTCGCGCATCCCGATCCCGAGGCGCTGGAGAAGGCTGCCGCACTGTTGAAACAGCTCACCGGGACGGGTCTGGCGGACGGCTGGCCCGTAAAATGACCAGGGCCAACAGGCCCTGGACTATGCGAACGCCCCGATGGGCGTTATGCTGCGCCCGACAAATGGGAGGAAAAGAGAAATGAGATATCCACTCCGCGCGGCGCTGGGCGGCGCCGTGCTGCTGATCCTGGGCTCGGCGGCGACGGCCGCCGAGAGGCTGGATCCGGTCAACCCGGACCATGCCATTCTTCTCGGACAGAAGATGAACTGTTCGCTGAACGAAGGCGAAACGATCCTCTACTGGTGGCAGGGCGGCGCCATGAGCCGCATGCCGGGCGAGAAGGACCGACATATCTTCAACGTGCAGGGCATGAACATACGCCAGTGCAAGAACTTCGAGGATCCGGAACGCGGCCATGGCTACCGTTCGGTGTCCCGGGAACTGCTGATCTACCTGGATCCGGACACCAACGAGGTGCTGCGCACCTGGACCAACCCGTGGACCGGCGAGGAAGTGGAAGTGCTGCACGTGGCCAACGATCCGGTCAACATGCGCGGTCCTGCGTACGCGCGGCGCCCCGACGGAACGGGCATCACCTTCAACGGGCGCTTCATGAAAGGCCGCGTCTGGACCACCGGATTCGCGCCGCTGTTCTACACCAACCCGCTGGCCGGCGAGTACCAGGAGTACGTGGGCGGCACCTATCACGCGATGGAAATGCTGAACGCCTATGCCTACGAGGACGAGCTGCTGGATCCCGAACTCCCGACGCTCAAGCGCTACACCCTGTCCTGGGCGCGCACTTCGAAGTGGCTGCCGTGGATGAAGATGGGCGATCGCCCCGGGATGATGATCTTCACGACCGTCGGCAAACGCGTTGCCGGGATCGATGACCTGACCGAGCCGCTGCTGAGCGAACTGCGCAACAACTATCCCGACTACGCCGAGCCGCCGCCCCTGGACGATGCGCGGCCCAACGTGACCAGCTGGTCGTATTTCGGATCGATGACCGAGCCGGAGGGGGAATGGAGACAATGAAAGCAAGAAAAACTGTACGCGCCCTGGCCGGATTGACCGGGGCGCTGTCGCTGGCGGCGGGCGCCGCGTACGCCGGGCAACTGAATCTCGACGACCCCGACGACATCATTCGGCTGCGGATGAAGGTCAGCTGCTCGCTGAACGACGGCGAGACGGCGCTGTACTGGTGGGAGGGACGCATGTACTCCCGCAAGCCGGCCGAAAAGGACCGCCATCTGTTCAACGTACAGGGCATGAACATCCGCCACTGCGAAACCCTGAGCGACCCCGTGCGCGGCCTGGGTTATGTCGCCCGCTCGCGGGAACTGATGTTCTACCTGGACCCGGAGACCAACGAGATCCTCAGGACCTGGACCAATCCCTGGACCGGCGAGGAAGTGGAAGTCGTGCAGGTGGCCAATGATCCGCCCGGCAACTACCGCGAGAACTGGGCCCGCGACGAGGAAGGCAATCCCACGGCGACGCTGTCCAATTTCTTCAAGGACGGCGTGATGATGAACGGCGGCGGCGCCGCGCGGCTCTTCTACAGCAATCCCCTGGGTGGCGATTACCAGCAATCCGTGGGCGGAATCTATCATGCGATGGAGTTCGGTACGGGAGCCTCGCCCGTCGATGAGATCCTGGATGCGGACATTCCGGTGGCGCAGGACCGGATCATTTCGTGGGGGCGCGTTTCCAAGTGGCTTCCGTGGATGAAGATGGGCGACCGCCCCGGCGTCGCGGTGTTCCATACCGCCGGGATGCGCCTGAGCAGCTACGACGAATTGCCGGCCGTGGTGATGGATGAAATCAACTTGAATCACCCGGAATACGTCGAGCCGCCGCCGATACGCACCGAGAACCCCAGGGAAACGTCCTGGACCGTGTTCAAGGACCACATCGACGCACAGCGCGCCGAGGAGAGCCAGGCCGACTAGGCTGCTGATCCCGCCTTAGTGGGCGCGCTCGATCAGGCGCGTCAGGCTTGCGATGTGCTCCCCCAGTTGGGTGCGTCCCGAATCGGTCAGCTGATACCAGGTCACAGGCCGCCGGTTGCGGAAGCTCTTCTGTATCTTCAGGTAACCGGCGTCTTCGAGCTTGCGCAGGTGCGTGCCCAGGCTGCCGTCTTTTTCTTCAAGCACCTGCTTCAGTCGGCTGAATGACATCGCATCGTGCCTGGACAGCAATACGCAGATCGCCAGCCGTACCCGGTGCTCGAACAAGCCCCTGAGCGAACCCAGTTCCTCCAGGGTCGCGACGTCCGGGTCAGTCTTCGGCACGTTGCGCCCTTGCGCCAAGGAAGGCCTGCGCCGCCAGCGCCGTGGCGGCGAGTACGCCGGCGACAGTGAATCCGTAGGACGGCAATGCCAGCGTGATCAGGTACCCGACGCCAAGCAGCGCGCCGATCGGCAACATGCGTCGCTCAAGGTGCAGACCCGCCAGAAAATAAGTCAGTGCCAGAAGAAGAATCCACGTGGAGCTTACTCCCGGCCACGTCAATTGCCCGGTTCCGACAAGGCCGAATACGAGCAATCCGGTGCAAAAGAACCCCAGAAAGTGAAACACCCAGCGCTTGCCCTCCCGCCGGTCGGCCTGTCCGACGTCGCGGGCGGCCCGCCAGGCGAGCCACGAGGTAAGCCCCCCGCCCACAGGTCCGCCAATCATCCAGTAAACACCAATCCAGGCTGAACCCGGCCCCACAAGGTCCACCAGTGTGAAACCGCACAGGCAAAGCACTGCCCAGATCAGGTAAATCGCCGGAATGTGAACGGACGCGGATCGCTCGGACGCGGCGCGCACATACGCGATGTCTTCTTTCAGTTGCTGCTGATTGGTCATTTCTCCTCCTTTCACCAGAATAAACGCTCGCAAATAGCGTTAACTCTGAAATATAGAGTAATATTTCGACCAAGTCAACAGGGAGATCGCAAGGGATGGCGGCGTCATGCCGCCAACGGCCGGATTACTGTTCGGCGGTGGACTGCTGCAGGTAGGCGATCAGGTCGGCGCGGTCGCGCGCCCTGCGGATGCCGGCGAAGATCATCTTGTTGCCGGGGATGACTTCCGAGGGACTGCGCATCCAGTGATCCAGCGTTTCCGGCGTCCAGGTGATCTCCGAGGCCAGTAACGCTTCCGAATACTCGTAGCCCGGCGCGGTGCCGGCCGGGCGGTCCAGGAAACCGAGCAGGTTCGGTCCCAGCAACTGGTTGCCCTCGGCCACCAGCGTATGACAGGCGCGGCACTGTATATACAGGCGTCGGCCCCGGTCCGGATTGGCCGCGGCCAGCAGGGTGGCGAGGTCTACCTCCTCCACTGCGGGCGCGGGCTCCGATGCACCCGCGCCGGACGACTCGGTCCCGGCGGAAGTCGCGGCCGGCTGCTCGCTGCCGCAAGCCCAGAGCGCAAGCGTTGCTGCCAGCAAAGCCGGCGTAAATTGCCTGATTGGGTTCAACTTTCGCCGGCCGTGGTTGGCGACATTGATCTGGCTGCGGCGTGGATGGCCCGCCGGATACGCGGGTAGGTGCCGCAACGGCAGATGTTCGTGATCGAACGATCGATGTCTTCGTCGCTGGGCGCGGGATTGTCCGCCAGCAGTGCCGCCGCGGCCATCACCATGCCGGGCTGGCAGTAGCCGCATTGCGGGACCTGCTCGTCGATCCAGGCCTGCTGTACCGGGTGCGGCCGGCCGTCTTCCGCCAGACCTTCAATGGTCGTGATGCTGCGGCCCTCGGCGGCGACCGTGTTGATCCGGCAGGACCGCACGGCAACCCCGTCGAGATGCACGGTGCAGGCGCCGCACAGGGCGATGCCGCAACCGTACTTGGTGCCGGTCAGGTTCAGATGATCGCGCAGCGCCCACAAAAGCGGCATGTCATCGGGCACGTCCAGCGTGACCGCGCGTCCATTGAGAGTAAAGCTCGCCACGGCGGTGCAGTTTATCATGCACGCGCGTCGGCGCTGACTCCTGCCGGGCCGCGATTCCACGACTTCCCGGGGCGCGCGCCGAAACGCATCCGCCGTAAGGTTTATTATTCGTGGCGCTATGCTGAAAACAAACGCTTCATCCGCCGGTCGTACGGATCCGGTCGCCCAGCCCTGTCTTTCCCTGAACCGCCGTGAGATGCTGGCCGCCACCGGCGCCTTGCTGGCCGCCCCCGCCTTTGGACTGCGCGTGGCGATGGCCCGTGAAGCGGGTGGACCGCTCAATGCCTGGGTAACGCTCGACGAGCAGGGCGCGGTAACGATACTGTGCCCGGTGGGCGACATGGGTCAGGGCATTCTGCACAGCCTGCCGCTGATGCTTGCCGATGAAATGGAAGTCGCCTGGGACGACGTTCAGGTGCGTTACGCGCCGCTCGACCCTGGCGCTTACGGCAACTCGGCGCGCCTGGACCGCGGCCAGGGTTCAGGCAACAGCGTGTCGATCATGGGTTATCACAAGGGCCTTCGCCAAGCCGGCGCCGCGGCCCGCGAGATGCTGGTGGCGGCTGCGGCGGACGAATGGGGCGTGCCGGCCTCGGACTGTTACGCCGAGCAATCGCAGGTCTGGTGCAATGGCCGCTCGCTGAGTTACGGGGAGCTGGCCGGGAAAGCCGCGGGGATGCCGGTGCCGGAGGAGCCGCGGCTCAAGTCGCGCGAGGAATTTCGACTGATCGGCAAGCACGCCCCGCGCAAGGACAGCGCGCCGAAGGTCATGGGCACGTTTCCGTTCATGGCCGATTCCGCCGGCGGCGAACCTGCCTTGCATGCCGCCGTGCTCAATGCGCCGCGCCGCGGAGCGCGCCTCAAGAGCCTCGCATACGAGTCGCCGGACGGCGCCTGGCCCAAGGTCATGGCCATCGGCGATCAGGCGGTGGCGGCGGTGGCCGAAGACTACTGGACGGCGTCCTCGGCACTGGAACAGGCAGACATCGTCTGGGAGGGCGGCGATACCAGCAGCACGGAATCGGTCTTTGAAGAACTGCGCGGTGCGCTCGAGGCCGAGGACGGCCGCAACTGGATTGAAGCCGGCGATACCGAGTCCGTGATTGCATCCGCCGAACGGACGCTGGATGCGACCTACGAGGCGCCCATCCTCGCTCACGCCAACATGGAACCGCTGGGGGCCACGGCGCGCTTCAGCGCTGACGGATGCGAGTTGTGGGTTCCGTCGCAGAACCTGCAGCGCCTGCAGGCCGACATTGGCAACATCTTCGGCCTGGAGCCGGAACAGGTGCTGCTGCACCACTGCAACATGGGCGGTGCATTTGGGCGGCGCATCGAGTCGGAAGTGGCCGTGCAAGCCCTGTCGATCGCAAAAGCGCTGCACGAGCAGGGACTGCCGGACCGCCCGGTCCGGCTGGTGTGGAGCCGCGAGCAGGACATGCGCCACGACTGTTACCGGCCGCCCTACGTGGCGCGGCTGCGTGCTGCGCTGGACGATTCCGGTCGCCCCAGCGCCTGGACGGCCAAGGCGGCCGGACATTCGCTGCTGGCCGAGCGCTGGCCGTGGATGGTGGAAGAATCGGCGGATCCGTCGTCGGTGGGCGCTCTGTTCAACGACCTGTACGCGGTCCCCAACCGGCGCGTGAGCTACGTGATGCGGCAGATGCCGGTGCGCGGCGGATTCTGGCGCAGCGTGGCCGCCAGCATGAACTCGTTTTTCGCCGAGAGCTTCCTCGACGAGGTGGCGCACGCCGGTGGCCGCAATCCGGTGGAACTGCGCGCCGAACTCACCTCCGATCCGCGCGCGCTGAAAGTGCTGGAAAAGGCGGCCGAAGGCTGGACCGCGCAAAGCGGCATAGCGGTGGCCAAGCTGTTCTCCAGCTACATCGGCACGCAAGTGGAACTGGAAGTAAAGGACGGCGCCTGGCGGGCGCGAAAGATCCGCGCCGCCGTGGACTGCGGGCTGGCGGTGGATCCGAACAACGTCGAGGCGCAGATCGAGGGCGCCATCATCTATGGCTTGAGCGCCCTGCTGTTCGGAGAAATCAACCTGGAGGACGGCGCGGTGGCAGAAGGCAACTTCGACCGTTACCGGATGCTGACGCTGGCCAACACGCCGACCATCGAAGTGGAACTGATTGCATCGGACCATCCGCCCACGGGAATCGGCGAACTCGGCACGCCGCTGGTGGCGCCCGCGTTCTGCAACGCGCTGTTCGCCGTCACCGGACGCCGCGTCCGCAAGCTCCCGCTCAGCGACGACGACCTCAAGGCCTGACGCCAACTGGAGGCTTGAACCCATGCGCGCCTTTAT
The sequence above is drawn from the Gammaproteobacteria bacterium genome and encodes:
- a CDS encoding UbiD family decarboxylase, whose product is MSAAAAVAGVRDGLLAWLEALGDAVLRLDEPVAVEYEATALQHALDAEGRYPPVWVRQPRLADGRISPFGLVTNLTASRELVCSALGLADHRTAAAWWAGRQEHRVEPVAMPAEAAPVREIVLAGGEVDLRLLPATVQHQGNPGPYLTAAHATTCDPESGIDNSAIQRCWIKDARTMSWFPYPNSHNARNMRAWHERGEPCPVAFWIGHHPAVSVAAQVKLGYPESHWPAAGGLIGEPVRLTPSLNFDGRLLVPADAEIVIEGLAHPGATAPDGPFAEYTGFLGPAVDAPVCEVLSITHRKGAVLHDCGSGLADNLTPDNIAMEGKLFSLARAVSPRLINVHAPAEGRRFLALLQFDGALAGEVRDALAAVLAWRRVKTAVALDSDIDLFDAQQINWALATRFQWDRDLIRVDDLSTSLLDPSLEPGRKTASKAGLDATLPRHPSTPPVAHPDPEALEKAAALLKQLTGTGLADGWPVK
- a CDS encoding DUF1838 domain-containing protein translates to MGVMLRPTNGRKREMRYPLRAALGGAVLLILGSAATAAERLDPVNPDHAILLGQKMNCSLNEGETILYWWQGGAMSRMPGEKDRHIFNVQGMNIRQCKNFEDPERGHGYRSVSRELLIYLDPDTNEVLRTWTNPWTGEEVEVLHVANDPVNMRGPAYARRPDGTGITFNGRFMKGRVWTTGFAPLFYTNPLAGEYQEYVGGTYHAMEMLNAYAYEDELLDPELPTLKRYTLSWARTSKWLPWMKMGDRPGMMIFTTVGKRVAGIDDLTEPLLSELRNNYPDYAEPPPLDDARPNVTSWSYFGSMTEPEGEWRQ
- a CDS encoding DUF1838 domain-containing protein, whose product is METMKARKTVRALAGLTGALSLAAGAAYAGQLNLDDPDDIIRLRMKVSCSLNDGETALYWWEGRMYSRKPAEKDRHLFNVQGMNIRHCETLSDPVRGLGYVARSRELMFYLDPETNEILRTWTNPWTGEEVEVVQVANDPPGNYRENWARDEEGNPTATLSNFFKDGVMMNGGGAARLFYSNPLGGDYQQSVGGIYHAMEFGTGASPVDEILDADIPVAQDRIISWGRVSKWLPWMKMGDRPGVAVFHTAGMRLSSYDELPAVVMDEINLNHPEYVEPPPIRTENPRETSWTVFKDHIDAQRAEESQAD
- a CDS encoding helix-turn-helix domain-containing protein, whose translation is MSPAYSPPRRWRRRPSLAQGRNVPKTDPDVATLEELGSLRGLFEHRVRLAICVLLSRHDAMSFSRLKQVLEEKDGSLGTHLRKLEDAGYLKIQKSFRNRRPVTWYQLTDSGRTQLGEHIASLTRLIERAH
- a CDS encoding cytochrome c family protein — its product is MRLLPARHGDGRGGTAGGQSRAQRRRHRSFDHEHLPLRHLPAYPAGHPRRSQINVANHGRRKLNPIRQFTPALLAATLALWACGSEQPAATSAGTESSGAGASEPAPAVEEVDLATLLAAANPDRGRRLYIQCRACHTLVAEGNQLLGPNLLGFLDRPAGTAPGYEYSEALLASEITWTPETLDHWMRSPSEVIPGNKMIFAGIRRARDRADLIAYLQQSTAEQ
- a CDS encoding (2Fe-2S)-binding protein, translating into MINCTAVASFTLNGRAVTLDVPDDMPLLWALRDHLNLTGTKYGCGIALCGACTVHLDGVAVRSCRINTVAAEGRSITTIEGLAEDGRPHPVQQAWIDEQVPQCGYCQPGMVMAAAALLADNPAPSDEDIDRSITNICRCGTYPRIRRAIHAAARSMSPTTAGES
- a CDS encoding xanthine dehydrogenase family protein molybdopterin-binding subunit, coding for MLKTNASSAGRTDPVAQPCLSLNRREMLAATGALLAAPAFGLRVAMAREAGGPLNAWVTLDEQGAVTILCPVGDMGQGILHSLPLMLADEMEVAWDDVQVRYAPLDPGAYGNSARLDRGQGSGNSVSIMGYHKGLRQAGAAAREMLVAAAADEWGVPASDCYAEQSQVWCNGRSLSYGELAGKAAGMPVPEEPRLKSREEFRLIGKHAPRKDSAPKVMGTFPFMADSAGGEPALHAAVLNAPRRGARLKSLAYESPDGAWPKVMAIGDQAVAAVAEDYWTASSALEQADIVWEGGDTSSTESVFEELRGALEAEDGRNWIEAGDTESVIASAERTLDATYEAPILAHANMEPLGATARFSADGCELWVPSQNLQRLQADIGNIFGLEPEQVLLHHCNMGGAFGRRIESEVAVQALSIAKALHEQGLPDRPVRLVWSREQDMRHDCYRPPYVARLRAALDDSGRPSAWTAKAAGHSLLAERWPWMVEESADPSSVGALFNDLYAVPNRRVSYVMRQMPVRGGFWRSVAASMNSFFAESFLDEVAHAGGRNPVELRAELTSDPRALKVLEKAAEGWTAQSGIAVAKLFSSYIGTQVELEVKDGAWRARKIRAAVDCGLAVDPNNVEAQIEGAIIYGLSALLFGEINLEDGAVAEGNFDRYRMLTLANTPTIEVELIASDHPPTGIGELGTPLVAPAFCNALFAVTGRRVRKLPLSDDDLKA